One window of Nicotiana tomentosiformis chromosome 11, ASM39032v3, whole genome shotgun sequence genomic DNA carries:
- the LOC138901833 gene encoding uncharacterized protein yields MERNAYSDAQIASHNTSIRNLEVQMGQISQALNTCPKGELPSDTVANPNGGNNTGHAMAVTTRSGRGGVVSTSNPIKIVNDDVVVQEEDEPRNDENVNDEVKIDIDENVEETQDDVNPSREHMIDIPDPFMNDLVTKKRSMNCETIKMTHQVNAIMHSMAPNLEDPGAFTIPRTIGNADFAKALCDLGASINLMPYSVFKTLGIGKPRPTSIRLKMADRTMKMPLGIIDDVLVRVDKFILLADFMILYCKLDYEVPIILGRSFLATGKALVDVEVGELTFRVGDEKVVFRVSKSMRQPNSNEVCSFVDLVAQVIIDDTSAMMNVEDPLEAVLLNHDEDEKEGLVECANALQRIGSYTYGPRTLSLDLENRKTPPTKPSIEEPPTLELKPLPSHLMYEFLGPCSTLHVILSSCLTNVQVDFTRAVLQRRKKAIGWTLADIRGINPAFCMHKIILGEYFKPSVEHQRRLNEAMQEVVKKEIIKLLDAGVVYPIYDSSWTSLVQCVAKNGGTTVITNDRNELIPTRTVTGWRVCMYYRKLNKVTRKDHFPLAFLDQMLDRLSGRDYYCFLDGYFGYNQILIAHEDQEKTTFTCPYGTFAFSRMSFGLCNVPATFQRCMMAIFTNMVEDSLEVFMDDFRVVEDSFEEFLDNLDEVLARRFYRRFIKHFSKVVNPLCKLLENDVRCVLEEEKLSILEACHSSPYIGHHGGARTATKALSSGFYWPTLYKDASELVRRCDECQRAGGILKKNEVPLTTIHEIDIFDVWGIDFMWPFVSSCGNTYILVYVDYVSKWVEVVALPNNEENGQVEDSNREIKSILSKIVNANQTDWSRKLDDALWAYRTTYKTPIGFEEVEAVQYLEKLALGDAVRPWLAELLDIPRTTPAWLTTGVQIVSVTLNFEAKGSKRRKIISLPQLPHKVFPRPRSKKPGVVATGSVVEPSTAAGTSSEAAAMPPPSSGPSITVPSSSTHPQTALRVSQTLSSLNSWMQAATTKLTVLSSAVAAQSSAPSELQVPPSLEESLKKILDSQNKILDDQKKIRETLNTHGRIIKDLGKQVKKMWKTQASKDSVEKLSKEVQKIASAGDIPLNMLMEETASATPTPVLEASDAAVGQSEEPGATTHIAEEMIQMPRHPVVP; encoded by the exons atggaaagaaaCGCCTACtctgatgcccaaatagcctcccacaacacttctatccgcaacttggaagtccaaatgggtcaaatttctcaagcattgaatacttgccctaagggggaactaccaagtgatacggtagcaAACCCGAATGGTGGAAACAATACgggccatgctatggcggtgactACAAGAAGTGGTAGAGGTGGAGTTGTTAGTACCTCCAATCCAATAAAGATCGTGAATGATGATGTGGTTGTGCAAGAAGAGGATGAGCCAAgaaatgatgagaatgtgaatgatgaagtgaAGATAgacattgatgaaaatgtggaggagacacaagatgacgtgaacccgtctagggaacacatgaTAGACATACCGGATCCG ttcatgaatgacttggtaacaaagaagaggtcaatgaactgtgagacgataaaaatgacacatcaagtgaatGCCATTATGCATTCCATGGCTCCAAATCTAgaagatcccggtgcctttacaattccacgCACTATTGGTAATGCCGATTTCGccaaagccttgtgtgatttaggagcgagcattaatttgatgccatattctgtgTTCAAGACATTGGGGATTGGGAAACCGAGACCTACTTCCATAAGGTTGAAAATGGCGGACCGAACAATGAAGAtgccattggggataattgatgatgtgctagttcgggtcgacaagttcatactTCTCGCAGATTTTATGATACTCTACTGTAAGCTTGACTATGAAGTGCCAATCATATTGGGGAGATCTTTCCTAGCTACAGGGAAAgccttagttgatgtggaagttggggagctcaccttccgggtgggcgatgaaaaagttgtGTTCCGCGTGAGCAAGTCAATGAGGCAGCCTAATAGCAATGAAGTATGTTCATTTGTGGATCTTGTGGCTCAGGTGAttattgatgacacaagtgctatgatgaatgtggaagaccctttggaagctgtgttgttgaatcatgatgaggatgagaaggaaggcttggtAGAATGTGCAAATGCTTTGCAAAGAATAGGATCCTACACATATGGACCCCGAACACTTTCCTTGGACCTTGAGAACcgaaagactccaccaacaaagccctcaatcgaggagccacccaCATTGGAGTTGAAAcccttgccttcacacctcatgTATGAGTTCTTAGGACCTTGTTCAACATTACATGTTATTCTTtcttcgtgcttaactaacgtaCAGGTAGATTTCACCCgtgcggtgcttcaaagaaggaagaaggcaataggttggacattagcggatattcggggtataaaccctgccttttgcatgcacaaaatcatattgGGGGAATATTtcaaaccctccgtggaacatcaaaggaggttgaacgaggccatgcaagaggtagtcaagaaagagatcatcaagttgctagatgcaggggttgtgtaccccatttatgatagttcatggacttctctggTACAATGTGTCGCAAAGAATGGGGGCACgactgtgatcacaaatgatagaaatgaattgatccccacaagaactgtcaccggttggagggtatgcatgtATTATAGGAAGCTAAACAAAGTgacccggaaagaccattttccactggcatttcttgaccaaatgttggatagacttTCCGGACGTGAttattattgctttttggatgggtatttcggatataaccagattctcattgcacatgaagaccaagagaaaaccaccttcacttgtccgtatggcacatttgcGTTCTCAAGGATgtcatttggtttgtgtaatgtaCCGGCTacttttcagcggtgtatgatggcaatatttacgaatatggtggaggactccctcgaggtgtttatggatgatttcaGGGTTGTGGAGGATTCCTTTGAAGAATTCTTGGATAATCTTGATGAAGTGTTGGCCCGAC GGTTTTACCGTAGGTTCATCAAgcatttctcaaaagtggtgaaccccttgtgcaagttgtTGGAAAATGATGTCAG aTGTGTTCTGGAAGAAGAGAaattgagtattcttgaagcttgccattcctcgccctatattggtcaccatggtggggcgagaactgctacaaaggcCCTAAGCtctggattctattggcctaccttgtacaaagacgcTAGCGAGCTCGTTAGGcgttgtgatgagtgccaaagagcCGGTGGAATTTTAAAGAAGAATGAagtgcctctcaccaccatccatgagattgatattttcgacgtgtggggcatcgactttatgtggccatttgtgagttcatgtgGGAACACTTATATTCTTGTTTATGTggattatgtttccaaatgggttgaagtggtggctttgcccaacaatgag GAAAATGGACAGGTTGAAGACTCTaacagggagatcaagagcattctatccaagattgTCAATGCAAATcagactgattggtcaaggaaacttgacgatgctttatgggcctatagaacaacttacaagactccaattg GGTTTGAGGAGGTCGAGGCAGTGCAATACCTGGAGAAGCTAGCCTTGGGTGATGCAGTTCGCCCATGGTTAGCTGAGCTACTTGATATTCCGAGGACAACACCTGCATGGCTCACAACAGGAGTTCAAATTGTCAGCGTcacccttaactttgaagcaaaagg ttcaaaaagaagaaagatcatatccctaccccaacttcctcacAAAGTATTTCCACGACCAAGG TCTAAAAAGCCAGGGGTAGTGGCCACCGGGTCAGTTGTAGAGCCCTCCACAGCAGCCGGTACTTCTTCGGAAGCAGCTGCCATGCCCCCTCCTTCCTCCGGGCCATCCATCACAGTGCCTTCATCTTCCACCCACCCTCAGACTGCACTGCGGGTTTCACAGACACTATCCAGCCTCAACAgctggatgcaggcagctaccacAAAGCTGACTGTCCTATCCAGTGCAGTAGCAGCACAATCTTCAGCCCCATcagagcttcaggtacctccatcattGGAGGAGtctttgaagaagattctggacagcCAGAACAAGATTCTGGACGACCAGAAGAAGATCCGGGAGACTCTTAATACACATGGGAGGATCATCAAGGATTTGGGGAAGCAGGTAAAGAAGATGTGGAAAACTCAGGCATCTAAGGATTCGGTGGAGAAGTTGAGCAAAGAGGTTCAAAAGATTGCTTCTGCCGGTGATATTCCATTGAACATGCTCATGGAGGAGACAGCCTCAGCAACACCTACACCAGTGCTTGAGGCATCAGATGCAGcagttggccagtctgaggagccgggtGCCACTACACATATTGCTGAGGAGATGATCCAGATGCCCAGGCACCCCGTGGTCCCCTAG